Proteins encoded together in one uncultured Desulfosarcina sp. window:
- a CDS encoding VPLPA-CTERM sorting domain-containing protein, translated as MKLRKSIAALIVALLIGGFAITGTASADVIGDCTLAGYTFMGGGFAYTNDTKDYLLAQPLEYYYGESNYWGYGWLKFDIGTETVDSAYLVLDILGSGSMSITDLSEENVGDLSIYSAGTTDVDDLADDSTARSNLQSTLYDDDGSLLLATLDSMTSNGLYYIDITDIYNSWVSGTDNNGLVLVSDLGLKIAGIGSEEGSAPYISTTNAVPVPAAAWLLGSGLLGLVGLRRRS; from the coding sequence ATGAAGTTAAGAAAATCCATTGCAGCATTGATTGTTGCCCTGCTGATCGGTGGCTTTGCAATTACCGGTACGGCATCGGCCGATGTTATCGGCGATTGCACGCTTGCCGGGTATACTTTCATGGGCGGCGGCTTCGCTTATACGAATGACACGAAAGACTACCTGCTGGCCCAGCCGTTGGAATATTATTATGGCGAATCCAATTACTGGGGCTATGGCTGGCTGAAATTCGACATCGGCACGGAGACCGTAGACTCGGCTTATCTGGTCCTCGATATTCTGGGAAGCGGAAGCATGAGCATCACTGATTTGAGCGAAGAAAATGTCGGTGACCTTTCCATCTACAGCGCCGGCACCACCGATGTTGACGACCTTGCAGATGATTCTACTGCTCGCTCCAACCTCCAGAGCACGCTGTACGATGACGATGGAAGCCTGCTTCTGGCAACGCTGGACAGCATGACCAGCAACGGTCTTTACTACATCGACATCACCGATATCTATAATAGCTGGGTGAGTGGTACGGACAACAACGGTCTCGTGCTGGTCAGCGACCTCGGCCTGAAAATAGCGGGAATCGGCAGTGAAGAAGGCAGCGCGCCGTATATTTCCACAACCAACGCCGTTCCGGTTCCGGCGGCCGCCTGGCTGCTGGGTTCCGGACTCCTCGGCCTGGTGGGATTGCGCCGGCGTTCATAG
- a CDS encoding Ig-like domain-containing protein — protein sequence MRARLRFILAVAILGVAMAPAFFGFQSAQADDGSVTGEQYWGGENAPDWSANAYYTSQTWTFDSEPDWEEADLDNDGSNDAYVANGNGYAAEASSNAFGTPVFIRTRYDATAWDWVDEGPMDIDWVGVQGLIGGMGQGTFDFYIPVSTAIGTTEIWFQYVVYIPTGMDGSAAGITLATDSDFSATVGTQVGKSDEQISDLDGAGSIGDWFRVTETWQADADEVAGGALYLRITSSTGSFNLVDSVNAITRVVDNTPPTVSTTGPQDGATDVSVDAAIQIAFDKSMNTESVEQAFSLALASNPGTPVDGTYAWDALNAELTFTPDALLDSQTVYTVTVGITAADTSGNNLAQALSFSFSTSAYTAPVPKVDGTPEGTVDADTATLTIAGDGVYAYRYALDGADWSEACDPSEALSLTGLADGEHTLEIQVRDSLGNWADLDPITWIVMKPPTVTTAAPSAQAAISDSITVTFSESMDRQSAENAFSIVPSVDGSFSWTGDVTLVFTPAAVLDARTTYMVTIAATAADLAGNTLQEAYSWSFTTLAAKTVSCPASADTYILFGGMGGGGGYPKGTSTGEYQIKAGAVSIVDARALIRFDLSPMTDLGLSAEDIQSAYLVYAMVSGTTSMDVGPVASEGTAMYGFIYVLDTESREDTGETVSPFYWTEAVTGSGYVDKENKPWYVPGSPWVLAEHDTGPDTTGKIDIAPLVKGWLDGRWENNGIELKDQDDQSDEESEYGDGYSWHIASRENNAKAPYLLVTYDQSTLRITDRTASSQAMESQAQRTLTASGGASESYQWTVNGPDGQDLSASALSATTGAEVTFTAPDDPGLYTVILACGDDQDSINIGVGTAANASARAPLYLNASQSSRETALVNLCDNLLDGLGRCDSLGRIDLTDADGEILIGGTGLDSDARVSIAVINDPSSLTSSTVVTLEGFSGRNPSLEIFADSLTGITGEVYAVVVDTGRDAFGGASNVYLIELFDATGESITNGAINRLTLTLPFDPGVAAGLSFESGDSRVLYADTLEAFFSVDRQTVDPDGLVVDENLGTVTFETGHLSAYGLSLESGASASDFDTGESDSLGGGCFIGSLCPKARGNTK from the coding sequence ATGCGTGCCCGACTTCGCTTTATTCTGGCCGTCGCGATCCTTGGGGTTGCAATGGCGCCTGCTTTTTTCGGTTTTCAGTCGGCCCAGGCCGACGACGGCTCCGTTACCGGGGAGCAATACTGGGGCGGCGAAAACGCCCCGGACTGGTCCGCCAATGCCTATTATACCAGCCAGACCTGGACCTTCGACAGCGAGCCCGACTGGGAGGAAGCGGACCTCGACAATGACGGAAGCAACGATGCTTATGTCGCCAACGGCAATGGCTATGCGGCCGAAGCGTCGAGCAACGCCTTCGGCACTCCCGTTTTTATCCGCACCCGGTATGACGCCACGGCCTGGGACTGGGTGGACGAAGGCCCCATGGACATCGATTGGGTAGGCGTGCAGGGCCTCATCGGCGGCATGGGCCAGGGCACCTTCGATTTTTATATTCCCGTTTCCACGGCTATCGGCACCACGGAAATCTGGTTCCAGTACGTGGTCTACATCCCCACCGGCATGGACGGGAGCGCGGCCGGGATCACCCTGGCCACGGACAGCGATTTTTCGGCGACCGTGGGCACGCAAGTCGGCAAAAGCGACGAACAGATCAGCGATCTTGACGGCGCCGGTTCCATCGGCGACTGGTTCCGGGTCACGGAAACCTGGCAGGCGGATGCAGATGAGGTCGCCGGCGGTGCGCTATATCTGCGCATTACCAGTTCTACGGGTTCGTTCAATCTGGTCGATTCCGTGAATGCGATCACCCGCGTAGTGGACAACACTCCGCCCACGGTCAGCACAACCGGTCCCCAGGACGGCGCCACGGATGTTTCCGTGGATGCCGCCATCCAGATCGCCTTCGACAAGAGCATGAATACCGAAAGCGTCGAGCAGGCCTTTTCCCTGGCACTCGCCAGCAATCCTGGGACGCCGGTTGACGGAACATATGCCTGGGACGCGTTGAATGCCGAACTGACCTTCACCCCCGATGCGCTGCTCGACTCGCAAACCGTGTATACGGTGACCGTCGGGATTACTGCCGCCGACACCAGCGGCAACAATCTGGCCCAGGCCCTTTCCTTCAGCTTTTCGACCAGCGCCTATACCGCCCCTGTTCCCAAGGTCGACGGCACGCCCGAGGGAACCGTTGACGCGGATACGGCGACGCTGACCATTGCCGGCGATGGCGTATACGCTTACCGGTACGCCCTGGATGGTGCCGACTGGAGCGAGGCCTGCGATCCATCGGAAGCTCTGTCTTTGACCGGCCTGGCCGACGGGGAGCACACGCTGGAGATCCAGGTAAGGGACAGCCTGGGAAACTGGGCGGACCTGGATCCCATTACCTGGATCGTGATGAAGCCGCCCACGGTCACGACCGCAGCGCCTTCGGCCCAGGCCGCCATTTCCGATTCTATAACGGTAACCTTCAGTGAATCCATGGACCGGCAAAGCGCGGAAAACGCGTTTTCCATCGTGCCTTCGGTGGACGGCAGCTTTTCCTGGACCGGGGATGTCACCCTGGTCTTTACCCCCGCTGCAGTGCTGGATGCCCGGACCACCTACATGGTGACCATCGCTGCAACCGCTGCCGACCTGGCCGGCAACACGTTGCAGGAAGCATATTCCTGGAGTTTCACCACCCTTGCGGCAAAGACAGTCAGTTGCCCGGCCAGTGCCGACACCTACATCTTGTTCGGTGGCATGGGTGGCGGTGGGGGTTATCCAAAAGGAACGTCAACCGGAGAATACCAGATCAAGGCAGGCGCTGTCTCCATCGTGGATGCTCGGGCACTTATTCGCTTCGATCTCAGCCCCATGACCGATCTGGGCCTTTCCGCCGAGGATATCCAGTCCGCCTATCTGGTATACGCCATGGTCAGCGGAACCACGAGCATGGATGTGGGCCCGGTGGCCTCCGAAGGAACGGCCATGTACGGGTTCATTTATGTCCTGGACACCGAATCCCGTGAAGACACCGGCGAGACGGTCTCCCCTTTTTACTGGACCGAAGCGGTCACGGGGAGCGGATACGTGGACAAGGAAAACAAGCCCTGGTACGTGCCCGGCTCGCCCTGGGTCCTGGCCGAGCATGACACCGGCCCCGACACCACGGGCAAGATCGATATCGCCCCCCTTGTCAAAGGGTGGCTTGACGGCCGCTGGGAGAACAACGGCATCGAATTGAAGGATCAGGACGACCAGTCGGATGAAGAAAGCGAATACGGCGACGGGTACAGCTGGCACATTGCCTCCCGGGAGAACAACGCCAAAGCCCCCTACCTTCTGGTGACCTACGATCAGAGCACGCTTCGCATTACCGACCGGACCGCATCCTCACAGGCCATGGAAAGCCAGGCGCAGCGAACGCTGACGGCCTCGGGCGGCGCGTCGGAAAGCTATCAATGGACGGTCAACGGTCCGGACGGCCAGGATCTGTCGGCAAGCGCCCTGTCCGCGACAACCGGCGCCGAGGTCACTTTCACCGCGCCGGATGATCCGGGACTGTATACGGTGATTCTTGCCTGCGGTGACGATCAGGACAGCATTAACATCGGCGTCGGCACGGCCGCCAACGCCAGTGCACGGGCTCCGCTTTACCTGAATGCGTCGCAATCCTCCCGGGAAACTGCGCTGGTGAACCTTTGCGACAATTTATTGGACGGCCTGGGCCGCTGCGACAGTCTCGGCCGGATCGATCTGACCGATGCGGATGGAGAAATTCTCATCGGTGGGACCGGCCTGGACAGCGATGCGCGGGTTTCCATCGCCGTGATCAACGATCCATCGTCCCTGACCTCCTCGACAGTTGTAACGCTGGAAGGTTTCTCCGGCCGCAATCCGTCCCTGGAGATTTTCGCGGACAGCCTGACGGGCATCACGGGAGAAGTCTACGCCGTAGTGGTCGACACCGGTCGCGATGCCTTCGGTGGGGCATCGAATGTCTACCTGATCGAACTGTTCGATGCAACCGGGGAGTCCATCACAAACGGGGCGATCAACCGCCTGACCTTGACCCTTCCCTTCGATCCTGGGGTGGCAGCGGGCCTGTCTTTCGAAAGCGGCGACAGCAGGGTCCTGTATGCCGACACCTTGGAAGCGTTTTTCTCCGTTGACCGCCAGACGGTCGATCCCGATGGGTTGGTGGTGGACGAAAACCTGGGAACGGTCACCTTCGAAACCGGCCATCTTTCGGCATACGGCCTGTCCCTGGAAAGCGGCGCATCGGCAAGCGATTTCGACACGGGCGAATCGGACAGCCTGGGCGGCGGCTGCTTTATCGGCAGCCTGTGCCCCAAAGCCCGAGGAAACACGAAGTAA
- a CDS encoding ATP-binding cassette domain-containing protein — MIALDNVSYAYPFTSIPAVSGIDLRVRPGEAVLVTGPSGCGKSTLIRLVNGLCPHFFNGRLKGRVRVAGKDTTAYRLHEISNQVGTLFQDPEHQFFAMTVAEEIAFVHEWRQTSPRAILKTVRTAAERFGLTHLLDRSLLHLSEGEKQKVVLASIVSCDPRILVLDEPTANLDPEATADLAATIKAFKQAGMAILIVDHRLYWLESVVDRVLIMDRGRIAGDGSFSMLNDVAVTSAHGLRKARLDDPRPRLKAADNRHSLLRVENLGFAYKSGPSLFHGANINLAQGVTALLGQNGSGKTTLARLLTGLSPMDSGRLYLGDQPIEARLLLNRASIILQNVDHQLHMKTVREELIVSAQSIQQDLRESSVEEHLDRLGLRHLAERHPQSLSGGEKQRLVIACGMIKQPDVLILDEPTSGLDGRNMALVVGLVRRAADQGACVVLISHDLELIGAACDHALRLPLENEEHGFPS; from the coding sequence ATGATTGCTCTCGACAACGTTTCTTACGCCTATCCCTTTACCTCGATCCCGGCGGTTTCAGGCATCGATTTGCGCGTCCGGCCCGGGGAGGCGGTTCTGGTCACCGGTCCCAGCGGCTGCGGTAAATCGACCCTGATCCGGCTGGTCAACGGGCTGTGCCCGCACTTTTTCAACGGCCGTCTGAAGGGCCGTGTCCGTGTTGCCGGCAAGGATACCACCGCATATCGGCTGCATGAAATTTCCAATCAGGTGGGCACCCTGTTCCAGGATCCGGAGCACCAGTTTTTCGCCATGACCGTGGCCGAGGAAATCGCCTTCGTGCACGAATGGCGCCAGACCTCGCCCCGGGCCATCCTGAAGACGGTCCGGACGGCGGCTGAACGGTTCGGCCTGACGCACCTGCTGGATCGCTCCTTGCTGCATCTGTCCGAAGGAGAGAAGCAGAAGGTGGTGCTGGCCTCGATCGTCTCCTGCGATCCGCGCATACTGGTGCTGGACGAGCCCACCGCCAACCTGGACCCCGAAGCCACCGCGGATTTGGCCGCAACGATCAAGGCCTTCAAACAGGCCGGCATGGCAATTCTCATCGTAGATCACCGGCTCTACTGGCTGGAATCGGTGGTGGATCGTGTCTTGATCATGGACCGCGGCCGCATTGCCGGGGACGGCTCGTTTTCCATGCTGAATGACGTTGCGGTCACAAGCGCCCACGGTTTGAGAAAAGCCCGCTTGGACGATCCGCGGCCTCGGTTGAAGGCGGCCGATAACCGCCACAGCCTTTTACGGGTCGAGAATCTGGGATTTGCCTACAAAAGCGGACCGTCCCTGTTCCATGGCGCCAATATCAACCTGGCCCAGGGTGTCACAGCACTGTTGGGCCAAAACGGTTCCGGAAAGACGACCCTGGCACGACTGCTCACCGGATTGTCACCCATGGACTCAGGACGGCTTTATCTTGGCGACCAGCCGATCGAGGCCCGCCTGCTCCTGAACCGGGCCAGCATTATTTTGCAGAATGTCGACCATCAGCTCCACATGAAAACCGTGCGCGAGGAACTGATCGTATCGGCCCAATCCATTCAGCAGGACCTGCGCGAATCTTCCGTCGAGGAGCACCTCGACCGGCTCGGACTGCGGCATCTGGCCGAGCGGCACCCCCAATCCCTTTCCGGCGGAGAGAAGCAGCGCCTGGTGATTGCCTGCGGCATGATCAAGCAACCGGATGTTCTCATCCTGGACGAGCCCACCAGCGGTTTGGACGGCCGGAACATGGCGCTGGTTGTCGGGCTGGTTCGCCGGGCGGCCGACCAGGGCGCCTGTGTCGTGCTGATCAGCCACGACCTGGAGCTGATCGGGGCGGCCTGCGACCATGCGCTGCGGCTTCCCCTGGAAAACGAAGAACATGGCTTTCCGAGCTAA
- a CDS encoding energy-coupling factor transporter transmembrane component T, whose product MPVSFVIDGSDGITSVVGRLDVRTKMAIGITASLASLALGNPAALGVLALGSLGYALLLRRGKLLAIVYAFIIGMWVMAIGMLVGMQWLWPEMAAFEAGRLMGPFLRCTVVVNVTLALALSSPIQGLLGALKTLRLPFCIYVPLAVMIRFIPTFIEDVRQIGECIRTRGHRITPVSALLRPRLTLRLLLVPLLYRSLRSADELGVAAELKGLGGAARLTPMQSSRFGRADGLAAAAALIFLAVGVTLQVLLPASGGGMAG is encoded by the coding sequence ATGCCGGTATCGTTCGTCATTGATGGTTCGGACGGCATAACGTCCGTGGTCGGCCGTCTGGATGTACGCACCAAGATGGCCATCGGGATAACGGCTTCGCTGGCATCGCTTGCGCTCGGCAATCCCGCTGCCCTGGGCGTTCTGGCCCTGGGCAGCCTGGGATACGCCCTGCTGCTGCGCCGCGGGAAGCTGCTGGCCATCGTTTACGCATTTATCATCGGCATGTGGGTCATGGCCATCGGCATGCTGGTTGGCATGCAATGGCTCTGGCCGGAGATGGCGGCCTTCGAAGCGGGCAGGCTGATGGGACCGTTTCTGCGCTGCACCGTGGTGGTCAACGTGACCCTGGCCCTGGCCTTATCCAGCCCCATCCAGGGATTGCTCGGCGCGCTGAAGACCCTGCGCCTGCCCTTTTGTATCTACGTACCCCTGGCGGTCATGATTCGTTTCATTCCGACCTTTATCGAGGATGTCCGTCAGATCGGCGAGTGCATCCGCACCCGCGGCCACCGGATCACGCCGGTATCCGCGCTCCTCCGTCCACGATTGACCCTGCGCCTGTTGCTCGTGCCCCTCCTCTACCGTTCGCTGCGTTCGGCCGACGAACTGGGGGTGGCTGCCGAATTGAAGGGCCTGGGCGGCGCGGCGCGGCTGACGCCCATGCAATCCAGTCGTTTCGGCCGTGCAGACGGGCTGGCTGCCGCAGCGGCTTTGATCTTTCTGGCCGTCGGGGTGACGCTTCAGGTCCTGCTGCCGGCAAGCGGTGGAGGCATGGCCGGATGA
- a CDS encoding MptD family putative ECF transporter S component, which yields MKQANAPLPEGASIPRRYWEFRDLAVIGIFSALSKTASVMVALVGGGMNPLTLILKNMVFTTLLVVALFKVRKFGTLLLFTVVNTIFGALLMGGELVLLPPMLLAGLLAELVIASTGGYAKTLALMLGVAVYDLGYKAGALGLSWLFMREQPQLMWLMSVMVIIGYAGALAGLFVGARFVKELRHAGIVRH from the coding sequence ATGAAACAAGCCAATGCACCCCTGCCGGAAGGCGCATCAATTCCGCGGCGTTACTGGGAATTCCGGGACCTGGCGGTCATCGGTATCTTCTCCGCGCTTTCCAAGACGGCCAGCGTGATGGTGGCCCTGGTCGGCGGCGGGATGAATCCGTTGACCCTGATTCTGAAAAACATGGTCTTCACGACGCTTCTGGTCGTTGCACTCTTCAAGGTGAGAAAATTCGGGACGCTGCTGCTGTTCACCGTTGTCAATACGATATTCGGCGCCCTGCTCATGGGCGGTGAACTGGTTCTGCTGCCTCCCATGCTCCTGGCCGGACTTCTCGCCGAGTTGGTGATCGCGTCCACGGGCGGGTATGCAAAAACCCTTGCCCTGATGCTGGGTGTGGCCGTTTACGACCTGGGCTATAAAGCCGGCGCCCTGGGCCTGTCCTGGCTGTTCATGCGCGAGCAGCCGCAGTTGATGTGGCTCATGTCCGTCATGGTGATTATCGGCTACGCGGGAGCCTTGGCAGGTTTGTTCGTGGGAGCAAGATTCGTAAAGGAGCTGCGCCATGCCGGTATCGTTCGTCATTGA
- a CDS encoding TonB-dependent receptor — protein sequence MRNAGRCRSLVKKLRRSLLPVGIGMGVILAAFCAAAEESISDATAVKMEKMVVVGSHTATDQPEEMSVPVQVVTGEQLQEIGAISMQQAVEALQGVELVQCPDLNASPGVQTLRMRGMDANQVLVLIDGRRQAGSRPDNQGYSYTDVSNISIDNIERIEVLRDGASAQYGSDAVAGVINIVTRKSNPRLSVNSQYGLSARGDGEEKALDVSGGAPVGSRLFVNANAFGKKIDHYNRTPDTPRWTSPDIEQKGANLKLFWDIDYRQVLDADVRLNKTDTVLRSGATGNLPKDRISKKNDLYGGLNWEGDFSPVTCKIGGGLSSSENEYRHSEDPDYNGDLDSELVDVYGNANYQATSWLSIFAGGSYNREREDSPQRDFVESREVAAAFAELQFAFFDRLNLQVSGRLEHYSDFDSHFAPKISGRIELFEGLALRASVSTTYQVPTLFQLHDRFIGAMSGTNIYGNPDLDPAEGIAVNAGLVWKPFRQHGLQFTVDGFQNKIDDLIESKTTGETSSDGNVEATYVNISGTSTFEGVEVEMALPLAYGFRLDVAANYLEATDPDGEDLTNRPRCGLNAKLAYRFGERFSANLRYTYRGKYLDDRDPHNKIEPFDFFSAHASYAVTKRISIYLGARNLFDEKPPVDPEDYESGHMESMLDSVEGAYYYGGVRLNF from the coding sequence ATGCGCAATGCCGGGCGATGCCGGTCCCTTGTCAAAAAGCTGAGACGCAGTCTGCTTCCGGTCGGCATCGGGATGGGGGTAATACTGGCGGCCTTTTGCGCCGCGGCGGAGGAAAGTATCTCCGATGCGACCGCCGTGAAAATGGAGAAAATGGTGGTTGTCGGCTCGCATACCGCCACCGACCAACCGGAGGAGATGTCGGTTCCGGTACAGGTGGTGACCGGCGAACAACTCCAGGAAATCGGCGCCATTTCCATGCAACAGGCCGTGGAGGCCCTCCAGGGGGTCGAACTGGTGCAGTGCCCGGACCTGAATGCATCGCCGGGCGTCCAGACCCTGCGTATGCGGGGTATGGACGCCAACCAGGTTCTGGTCCTGATCGACGGACGGCGCCAGGCCGGCAGTCGGCCGGACAATCAGGGGTATTCCTATACCGATGTCAGCAATATCAGCATCGACAACATCGAACGCATCGAGGTGCTGCGGGACGGCGCCTCGGCCCAGTATGGATCGGACGCCGTGGCCGGCGTGATCAATATCGTCACGCGCAAAAGCAACCCCCGTTTGAGCGTCAACAGCCAGTACGGCCTGTCCGCGCGGGGCGACGGGGAGGAAAAGGCCCTGGATGTCTCCGGCGGCGCCCCCGTGGGCAGCAGGCTGTTCGTCAATGCCAATGCCTTCGGGAAAAAGATCGACCACTACAACCGGACCCCGGATACCCCACGCTGGACATCGCCGGATATCGAACAGAAAGGCGCCAATCTGAAACTCTTCTGGGATATCGATTACCGCCAGGTTCTGGACGCGGACGTGCGCCTCAATAAAACCGACACGGTCCTTCGCAGCGGGGCCACCGGAAATCTCCCCAAAGACCGGATCAGCAAAAAGAACGATCTGTATGGAGGACTGAACTGGGAAGGGGACTTCTCCCCGGTAACTTGCAAAATCGGCGGTGGGCTTTCCTCATCCGAAAACGAATACCGCCATAGCGAAGATCCGGACTACAACGGCGATCTCGATTCCGAACTGGTGGATGTTTATGGCAATGCCAACTACCAGGCTACGTCATGGCTGAGCATTTTTGCCGGCGGCAGCTACAATCGCGAAAGGGAAGATTCGCCCCAGCGCGATTTCGTCGAGTCCCGCGAGGTTGCCGCGGCGTTTGCCGAGCTTCAGTTCGCATTTTTCGACCGCCTGAATCTCCAGGTCTCCGGCCGCCTGGAGCACTATTCCGATTTCGACAGCCATTTCGCGCCCAAAATCAGCGGGAGGATCGAACTGTTCGAGGGTCTCGCCCTGAGGGCCTCCGTTTCCACGACCTATCAGGTACCGACCCTGTTCCAGCTCCATGATCGTTTCATCGGCGCCATGTCGGGAACCAATATTTACGGGAATCCAGACCTCGACCCGGCCGAGGGGATTGCCGTTAACGCCGGATTGGTCTGGAAGCCGTTCCGGCAGCATGGACTCCAGTTTACGGTGGATGGCTTTCAGAACAAGATCGACGACCTGATCGAATCGAAAACAACCGGTGAAACATCATCGGACGGCAATGTCGAGGCCACCTATGTCAATATTTCCGGTACGTCCACCTTCGAAGGGGTCGAGGTCGAAATGGCCCTGCCTCTGGCCTATGGCTTCCGGCTGGACGTGGCCGCCAATTACCTGGAAGCCACCGATCCGGACGGCGAAGACCTGACCAACCGTCCGCGCTGCGGCCTGAACGCCAAGCTGGCCTACCGGTTCGGCGAGCGTTTCTCTGCCAATTTGCGCTACACGTACCGGGGCAAATACCTGGACGATCGGGACCCCCATAACAAGATCGAGCCCTTCGATTTTTTCAGCGCCCATGCCAGCTATGCCGTAACAAAACGGATCAGCATTTACCTGGGAGCCCGCAACCTGTTTGACGAGAAGCCGCCGGTGGACCCGGAGGACTATGAATCCGGCCACATGGAGAGCATGCTCGATTCCGTGGAAGGGGCTTACTACTACGGCGGCGTGCGATTGAATTTTTAA
- a CDS encoding AraC family transcriptional regulator — translation MSIPTFFYPVDPSDVSVEEGSCPQPFGVEYLRIDTRSASSRTWYQPPTTIVCRLVFCLHGAVNWLVVPDCGIRQCTTLGAGCFIYDAGPGNCRRAVCASQKEAHLLQLRFSREVLAVLLGEARIMPLFPLGNASTPSRVGVQTITQQMSRTIGDIKHTLRHHGDGCLYVIAKALELLSICCRPDIAEHRPQYRMEDCKAIQEAQTLLHDNLENPPSLAQLAAEIGMSMSKLKILFPKMVGCPPYVYLRRLRMERAMALLVESGMNVTEAAMEVGYNSISYFTKAFYKQFGVYPSRARRQATGRIGSQPDGVKAAG, via the coding sequence ATGTCTATCCCCACTTTCTTTTATCCGGTCGATCCATCCGATGTGTCAGTCGAAGAGGGATCATGCCCGCAGCCGTTCGGTGTCGAGTATTTGAGAATTGACACCCGTAGCGCTTCATCGAGAACCTGGTATCAGCCGCCAACAACCATTGTTTGCCGCCTTGTTTTTTGCCTGCACGGGGCCGTCAATTGGCTTGTTGTTCCAGACTGCGGCATTCGGCAATGCACAACGCTGGGGGCCGGCTGCTTTATTTACGATGCCGGCCCGGGGAATTGCCGCCGCGCTGTCTGCGCGTCTCAAAAGGAAGCGCACCTGCTGCAACTTCGGTTTTCACGTGAGGTATTGGCCGTTTTGCTGGGAGAAGCCCGGATCATGCCGTTGTTTCCACTGGGCAACGCTTCGACGCCGTCCCGGGTAGGGGTGCAAACCATCACCCAGCAGATGAGCCGGACCATCGGCGATATCAAACACACCCTGCGGCATCATGGCGACGGATGCCTTTATGTCATCGCCAAGGCCCTGGAGCTTTTGTCGATATGCTGTCGCCCCGACATCGCCGAGCATCGTCCGCAATACAGGATGGAAGATTGCAAAGCGATCCAGGAAGCACAGACCCTATTGCACGACAATCTGGAAAATCCGCCGTCCCTGGCCCAATTGGCCGCCGAAATCGGCATGAGCATGTCGAAATTGAAAATCCTTTTCCCGAAAATGGTCGGCTGTCCGCCCTATGTCTACTTACGACGGCTGCGCATGGAAAGAGCCATGGCACTTCTGGTCGAAAGCGGCATGAACGTTACCGAGGCGGCCATGGAAGTGGGCTACAACAGCATCAGCTATTTTACCAAGGCTTTTTATAAACAATTCGGCGTATATCCATCCCGGGCGCGACGCCAGGCAACGGGCCGTATCGGCAGTCAACCGGATGGGGTGAAGGCTGCCGGTTGA